GTATTTTCACTCTGAAACTCCAACACGTGAGACTCTCGTTATATACAACTTCACCAAGCTTATTGTAGTGTGCCATATCTAAGAGACGATGAATAGTTTCTTGGCTTTTTTTTGGTGATTTTTACAGAAGAAGATGGGAGAGAAGGAGGGGTTTCAAGAAGGAGAAGATTTAATGTCATTACAGAAGATAGATTGTCAGAGCTAATGATGATTATCCCCAAGAGAGGCGACTGTTGCATTTTCTACTCGTGTCTCTCCATCAAATCAATTAAATGGAGGATAAGTTACTTGTTGTAGTTGGGTAAGTAGATCATTAAATTAACCTTATAAATACCATTTTCAGCTCTCATCTCCGACTAATAACCATTTTTAGCAATCATCATAAAATTTCACAAAGTAAATAATCTAAATTAGTTGATGTTTTACTAAGTTGATCAACATTTTACAATCAACATCATTTAAATTTTCACTTAGTTCGACAAACTTATACAATCTTAATCAATTAAAGTCTTGCCAACTTATAAAAGTTATACTATTCAAATGTAATGATAGATACTTATCTCTTCAAAATTGTTGAATTTACTACTTTTGTCTTTCCAAGGCGTCCATCAAATCACATATATATGGAGGAGTTACAACTTGTAGTTGGGTAAGATGACCATTAAATTCAGGGGTTTATCACCTTCTCCAAATAAATAAACCTTGCAAATACCATTTTAATTTCTTTTCTCCGACTAATAAACGTTTGATTTTATCTCTTCATTACATTTTAAGCAATCATCATAAAATTTCACAAAGTAAACTAAGTTATATAATCTAAATTAGTTGATGTTTTAATAAGTTGATCAAAATTGTACAATCAGCATCATCTAAATTTTCACTTAGTTCGACAAACTTATACAATCTTAATCAATTAAAGTTTTACCAACTTATAAAAAATTTTACTATTCAAATGTAATGATGAATAATTATCTCTTCACGACTGTTGAAGTTACTATTTGTGTTTTTCCAAGGTGTCCATCAAATCACAACTTGTACTTGGGTTAGATGATCATTATAAAATGGTTGATCACATTTTCCAAATAAATAAAACGAATTTCTCTCCATATACTTGATAAAACGACTATCTCTCCATGGCAAACTTCAACTTGCCTTCTCTCCCTCCTTCCATGCTTAATAACATTATCTCCAAGATAGCAACAACCAATATCCGGGACTTTGGTAGTGCAAGAGTTGCTTTCCCCGAGTTTAATGCAATTGGCAGAGAAGATTACTTTTACAAATCTACAAATCTCATTTTCTTGAATGACTGGACAGATGAGGACAATGCTGTTAGAACATTCAGGCTTAGGTACTACAATTTGGGTAATCCAGAGGCCAACTACTTACGAGGTATGTATGAATTATTCATCCTCCATTTACGTAATGAACGAAGAGAAAAAATTCATCTTGCTGCTGAGAGAGGATGCTTGTTGGCCAAATATGTAGATGTTATGATGAACTTAGCATTTAGCGTCGATGATAGAAGATTGGTTCACAACTATCCTGGTTTTACTCGTGAATATGTTGATCGGATGTACCACATGATCACTAGTTGGGCACTCATATGTCATTGGGGTTACGATAAACCTGGGATGTTTATGTCTCTATTGCAAAGAATAGATCCCGATATGTCATATGATTGTTGGTGCTCCAGAATAGTAGAACCAGTGTTTGTAGTCTCAATAGATGGATCAAGAACCTAATGGAAATGTGATCGTTGTTTCTGGCAATGTGCATCTTGGATGTTCTGCAATGAAATTCATCTGACTGCTCGTGACTGGCCAATTGGAGATTAGTTGTGTGCTTATGAATTATGACATGTAATTTTTATCTATTTTTACTAAGTTTATGTAAAATATATTTCACGTTATGTAATGTCTCTAGTTTTTCTCTATAAACTAATTTTTTTAATGTAGAGATACAATCAAAATTAGTTGAACTTCTACTAAGTTTTACAGTTACATAAAAGTGCGACTTAGTTCAACTTAGATTATTTTGTAAATGATAGAATCTATATTAGTTGAAATTTTATTAAGTGTTACAGTTACACCAAGTTTTACAGTTACACCAAGTTTTACATTTACACAAAGTTTTACTAATTTTGCGGAACTTATGGAGAAAGAGATCTGAATTTTATGGGTTGGGTCTGGATGGTCCGTGAAATGCCCTTAGTTGGCTTGTAATTATGCAATTTTTTTTTTTTTGGTTTCGTGGTCTTTTGCTAATTTTTAAATAAAGTTTTATTTAATTCACTTTTCGGGCAGGAGTATCACAAAAAAAAAAATCGGGCAGGAGCTCCTCAGCATTTGATTCACACTTGTTTTTAATTTCCGTCTATGTCATAGTTTTGGGAGTTTTGTAAAAACTTTCTAAAAGTTAAGCTGTAAACTGTAATTATTATAAGTGTGAGTTCCTTTTTTCTTGTTTATCAAAATATATTAGCTACGAAGGAACAATATGTATATCAACACAAATTTATACATGGGGTAGCCGAGTTTATTGTATAATATATGTTGTATCAAAGATGTTGAAATGCTTATATATGATGCCAATAAATTGTAATTGGATTTATACATGTTTTAAAAGTGCTAATCTATACATGATGATGCAGAGAGACAGAGAAAGCTATTTTTTTTTTGGTGAAAGCTATTGCATGTAACTTGTGAGTTGTAAGTTGTGACTGCGTTTTTAAATTCTGTAAAATGACCTAAGCTTCTTGCAAGTATGTTTTTATAGGGCTAGGCATAATTATTCGGCACTCGGCTTATATCCAATACTTGCCCCGTATTTGGTTTTAAAACGACAAGAATTTGTTATTGTTAAATCGGGTAACACGTATCTAATTTCTATTATTTGCAAATATAAGTCAAGTATCAAGCCTCGTTATTTTTGTAACAATTTGATTCGTTTTATATAATAATAATACTTAATATTGACATTATTTTAATATAAACAAAACTCAATAAATATTTATGATTTAAAAATCAAAAATATTTATTAAAACACTGCAATCTAATAATCTAGTTTTTAATTCAAAATCTATGTATCTTGAGTTTTAAATATTATAAATTCAAACATATATTCAAGTAATCAAGTATTTTGGAATTAAGTAATAGATTTGTTCAAGTAACGGAACAAGTTAATTAACTTGCAAGTATTCAAAATTACTACAAGTACTATGTATGTCAAGTACTCATTTAAATCGAATCAAATACAAGTAGAAAATTTAACTATTTTAACAAATCGAATTGAGTATCAAGTATCCGAAAATAAAGTGGGGGCTCAATTGCCCAGTGTCCACCCCTATTGTTTTATGCACATTTATATATGACGCGAAAGAATGTAAGGTCTAACTGGTGACCATTATGACCAGAATTTAGCTAGTGCCATTGCCCAATTCTGGTGGAGCTCAAACCCTCCTAAAAGAGGAATTCACTGGGTAAAATGAGAGAAACTTTGCAAATCAAGGGAAGAAGGTTGAATCGGATTCAGGATGATTCATGAATTTAACCTGGCATTGCTGGGGAAACAACTATGGCGTTTAGTACAATTCCCGAATTCCTTATTGGCAAGAGTTCTGAGAGGACGATATTTCTGATGTAGTTCGCCATTGCGACTAAACGAGGTGAACAACCCCTCCTATGGGTGGAGGAGTATAATGGCTGGAAAACCACTTATAACAATGGGAATTAGACAGAAGGTGCATTCTGGCAATGAGATTAGGACTTGGGAAAACCTTTGGGTTCCAACAATACCAGCAAGACCAGCTAGGCCGATTGCACCAGTGCTCCATCCAATGATGCATGTAAGTGATCTGATGTTTTGGAACCCGAAGAGATGAAATATTGAGATGATAGAGAATTATGTCCACCACGATGACATCCCATTGATTCAATCGCTGGCCATAAGCCAAGATTACCATCGAGATGGATATTGTTGGAGTTATACGAAGAATGGAATGTACACGGTCAAATCAGGTTACTGGGTGGCAACTAACTTGCTTAAGGAGGAGGAATTGGAGGCACAGGAACCCAGCAGAACGAAGCTCCAGGCTTTTGCTTGGAAAATAAAAGCTCCTCCCAAAAGCAGACACTTTACTTGGCAATTGTTATCTGGACAGTTAGCAGTGACAAGTAATCTGAATCATCGTCATATGAAATGCGACAACCATTGCCCTCGTTGTGGTACAGAGGATAAAACTATAAATCATGCCATCTTTGAATGTCCTCCAGCTATACAGACTTGGGCACACGCGACAACCCCAACACCACCAGCATTATTTCCAAGTGGAAGTCATTTCACAAATATAGACTACCTTTTCTGGCGAAAGAATGATATTGAAGACCCAGAGCTGGACAAAGACCCATATCCTTGGATTATGTGGTATATTGTTAAGCGAGAAATGATAAACTATTCAGGGGAATAGACAGAGACCCTTTGAAAACTGTCAGACACGCTGAATCAGAATGTCATGCTTGGTTTGGAGCAAATCAAAGACCGGAGAAAGAGGAAAGTGTACAAAACTTAGAAAGGCCTCCAATTTCTGAGAGATGCATGATAGATGGCTCATGGACACAAGACGCATTCTATAGTGGTTATGGATGGACATGGATAAATTCTAGAGGAGCGACGCAGCTGTTGGGAGCAAGGAATCAACGCAGACGAATCTCACCATTACATTCAGAACTGGAGGCTTTATCCTGCGCAATGGAGTGTGTGCTTGAGGTATCGACATGTCAATCCTTTGGAACCGACTTCAAGGACCTAATCTCGATGATTAAAGACCCTGGAGCATGGCCGAATTTCTCTACTGAGCTGGAGGAGTTTATGAAGCTGAAAACAAGATACACAGAGTTCTCGATTGTTTTTATTCTTCGTTCAGAAAATGTATCATCTGATTCTTTAGCTAAGATAGCGAGATCTTTCCATAGGGACTTGTACTACATTGGTTGTTCTGTTCCGGTCTGGTTCCCCAGACCACCTCAAACTTGAGTAATAGAACAGCCGTTTGAAGAAAAAAAAAACGGGTGACTATTATAATAACATTAGAAATGAGTAAGGAAAAAATGTAGATGAATAAATTATAGGAATGAAAAAGAAGATTTTTCTTTATCAATTTTAGTGAGATTTGTTCTATATTCTTTTAGAATAAAAAGAATTTAAAAGAATTGAAAAAAAAAAATTCTTATAGGTCAAATTAGAAATAGTAAAAAATTCGTTATTCCTTTTATTCCTTGGGATCTGTTGTAGTTAACGAGAAAGGGAGGAATACGGAAGAAATATACGACGGACCCATGGGCCTTAAAAGAATCAAGCCCATAAGTAATCTGTCACGTGGCTAATTAACCACGGAGCCGAAATCCACAAGCGTAACGTGTGATGTCATGTAGAGGATCGCTCCACGATTTCGTCAATCAGATCAACTTCTTCTACAACTCTGTAAATATCTACGTGCCTCCCCTTCCCTCTCTCCTCGTGACCACTCTTCCCGTCTCTTCACTGGTGAGGATCTCCATCTCTCTCTCTCTCTCTCTCTCTCTCTCTTATTTTGAATCGGAAATGTTATCTTCTTCCTTGATCTCCGATCTCGCTTGGAGGCTTTGACCGTTTCTGATTGACGGTATTTGATCGGATCTCGGCATTTTTCAGGAGGTGAATTTTGTGTTCCTGATCGATCGGATTTGAATCTCTGGTTGCTGCGAAAATGCCGCCGTTTTACGCAGGAAAGCTCACTACCTTCGAGGATGATGAGAAGGAGAGCGAGTATGGTTACGTTCGCAAGGTATCATCATCCCGTTTCGTCGATCTTAAATCGTTTTGTTATGTTATAGGGTAGAAGATATTAAGTCGATCTACTACAAGGTAGATTGGTGGATTTGTTTTGGAGAACTCTGATTCCCTCTTTCAGAATCTGTTGATTTCGTCTTGGTTAAGTAACTCGTATGCTAGTTTCTGATCTGATCTGATACTTCTTAGTGGTTTGACATATAGAAGTTCTTGCGATGCAGGTTTCAGGTCCCGTCGTTGTTGCTGATGGTATGGCTGGTGCTGCTATGTATGAGTTGGTGCGTGTTGGGCATGATAATTTGATTGGAGAGATCATTCGTCTTGAAGGAGATTCCGCCACCATTCAAGGTTTGTTCCTTTTCTCTGCTTCTTAGAGTTATCTGTCAAAGACTTGCATATGGATTTAACGTTTTATGCATATCTTCTGTTTTATCAGTTTACGAGGAAACAGCTGGACTGACTGTTAATGATCCTGTTCTTCGAACGCACAAGGTTCCTGACTTCTTTATCTTGTTATATTTTTTTTTGTTTCTTTAGTAAGTCTACAGCTAACATATGTTATTTCCTGAATTTTCAGCCTCTTTCTGTGGAGCTTGGACCAGGAATATTGGGAAATATCTTCGATGGAATTCAGGTTCAGTTGGATTTTGAATCTTGAAGTTTATGACTTGTATGTTTCGTTATAACATTACAAACTGCAGACTCTGGCTTCTCACAATTCATTTTGTTTTTATTTCTTTGAATATAACAGAGGCCTTTGAAGACTATTGCCAAGAGATCTGGTGATGTGTACATCCCTCGTGGTGTGTCTGTTCCAGCTCTTGACAAAGATTGTCCTTGGGAATTCCAGCCGAATGATTTTGGTATTGTGTTTTACTTCATATATTTGTCTGTGGAAATGTTTATATGGTTTTAGTCTGATGCCAACTAATTTTTCCTTTGTTTCAGTCGAGGGAGACACAATAACTGGTGGTGACTTGTATGCTGTAAGTTTGTTGGACTCCTCCTTAATCTAATCTTGGCAAGGGAATCTAGTGTACATAGTTAGTTAGTTACGTGGTGTTTTCCTTGTTTGCACCGAAAAATATATATTTTTTTTTTTCTGATAGTGATAGTCAAACATTACTTTGGAATGCAGACCGTCTTCGAGAACACCCTGATGACACACCGTGTTGCCCTTCCTCCTGATGCCATGGGGAAGATCACTTACATTGCTCCAGCTGGTCAATATTCCCTTAAGGTTTGACTTTAGCTTTCTCTCAAACAATTTGTATATATACATCCAAAACTCTTTTCTTGTCCTTCAATGTTTGAGTTGATATATGGATAACTTGATCTATTGGTAACCAATTCCGATTGGAAAAAAGATTGACTGTCTACTCATGGTTGTTTGGCGGCGTTTTTCATTTTCCAGGATACAGTGCTAGAGCTTGAATTTCAGGGGGTTAAGAAATCGTACACCATGCTTCAGGTTTGAGCGTATCTTAAGTCTAACTACTTGCAAGTGCAAACGTTCAGCTATTTGGTTCACTTAATAACATTGGTTTGGTTGATAATATGTCAGAGCTGGCCTGTACGTACGCCTAGGCCAGTTGCATCCAAACTTGCTGCCGATACTCCTCTACTTACGGGGCAGGTGATCACTTTATTAATTTAATACAGGGGTCGTTGTTCATTCGAAGACATTTGTTTCTGATACCCCTTTCTTTTCCCTGTTGTCAGCGTGTGCTTGATGCCCTTTTCCCCTCCGTTCTTGGTGGAACCTGTGCCATTCCTGGTGCTTTTGGCTGTGGTAAAACTGTTATCAGTCAGGCACTTTCCAAGGTAGGCTGTGACATTTTGTTAACCTTAATGATTGGATATATCGGATTTCCGAAGCTAATTTGTTGTTCTGTACATAGTACTCCAACTCCGATGCTGTTGTTTACGTTGGTTGTGGAGAGAGAGGAAATGAAATGGCTGAGGTATACCTCTTCTCATTCTGAATACGCTTATTGGCCACATACATCAGAAATTGGGTCTGATGGTTTCTCATAAATTAGGTGCTTATGGACTTCCCACAATTGACAATGACGTTGCCTGATGGTCGTGAGGAATCTGTCATGAAACGTACTACACTGGTTGCCAACACCTCTAACATGCCTGTGGCTGCTCGTGAAGCCTCGATTTACACAGGTAATTTTCAGCCATGTAGGTCTAATAGTTTTTGAAGAAGACCGTTACCATCTGTTAATGACAAACATACAATTTATTACAAACCTCATTGTTATCTTTATGGGCAATGTGAACTCCAGGAATCACTATCGCTGAATATTTCAGAGATATGGGCTACAATGTTAGTATGATGGCAGACTCAACTTCCCGTTGGGCAGAAGCATTGAGAGAAATTTCAGGACGTCTGGTAATCTTTTGCTTCTCACAACTTTTGGTTTATGAATTTTCGTGTTGTCCTGTTACTCGATTTCTCAGTTTATTGACACATATTTTGCTTTGTTTTCTAGGCTGAAATGCCTGCCGACAGTGGATATCCTGCCTATCTAGCAGCACGTTTGGCATCCTTCTATGAACGTGCTGGTAAAGTGAAATGTCTCGGTGGACCAGAACGTGATGGAAGTGTCACAATTGTTGGTGCTGTTTCACCTCCTGGTGGAGACTTTTCAGACCCTGTGACTTCTGCAACCCTTAGTATTGTGCAGGTGATTATCTAGTCCATAGCTGTTTCCCCATCTTCCATTGTACTTGTACATAATCTAGATCTGCTTAGATTCGTATATATTAGCATTTTTTTAGTCTACGTTGAAGTCCTCACTCTTCCAATTTGGTTGCTCTTTTTCTTTCCTGCAGGTCTTCTGGGGTTTGGATAAAAAGCTTGCCCAGAGAAAGCATTTTCCTTCTGTTAATTGGCTGATTTCCTACTCAAAGTATTCCACGGTATGGTTAAATATTCCCGTGTCTTCCTTCATACCTGTCTAGGTGTATACTATGTGTCGAAGTTCTTCTATGTATGAAAAGTTGCTTTGTTTTCTCAGGCATTGGAATCTTTCTATGAGAAGTTCGATCCAGATTTCATCAACATCAGGACAAAGGCCAGAGAGGTGTTGCAGAGGGAAGATGATCTTAATGAAATTGTCCAGGTACGTGTCACTTATCCTTTTTAAACTATCTAATATTGTTACTAATAAGTTTTGGTCTCTTAGCGACTATCTTGGCATCTAAACTTTGACTCAAGTTATAGAAAAAAATTGCTTTTCAGCCGATATTTTTTTTATGAAGGAATTTGTTTGACCCGTGCGTTACACTTTGTGTGCAGCTTGTGG
This genomic interval from Brassica oleracea var. oleracea cultivar TO1000 chromosome C2, BOL, whole genome shotgun sequence contains the following:
- the LOC106327423 gene encoding V-type proton ATPase catalytic subunit A-like, with the translated sequence MPPFYAGKLTTFEDDEKESEYGYVRKVSGPVVVADGMAGAAMYELVRVGHDNLIGEIIRLEGDSATIQVYEETAGLTVNDPVLRTHKPLSVELGPGILGNIFDGIQRPLKTIAKRSGDVYIPRGVSVPALDKDCPWEFQPNDFVEGDTITGGDLYATVFENTLMTHRVALPPDAMGKITYIAPAGQYSLKDTVLELEFQGVKKSYTMLQSWPVRTPRPVASKLAADTPLLTGQRVLDALFPSVLGGTCAIPGAFGCGKTVISQALSKYSNSDAVVYVGCGERGNEMAEVLMDFPQLTMTLPDGREESVMKRTTLVANTSNMPVAAREASIYTGITIAEYFRDMGYNVSMMADSTSRWAEALREISGRLAEMPADSGYPAYLAARLASFYERAGKVKCLGGPERDGSVTIVGAVSPPGGDFSDPVTSATLSIVQVFWGLDKKLAQRKHFPSVNWLISYSKYSTALESFYEKFDPDFINIRTKAREVLQREDDLNEIVQLVGKDALAEGDKITLETAKLLREDYLAQNAFTPYDKFCPFYKSVWMMRNIIHFYNLANQAVERAAGMDGQKITYTLIKHRLGDLFYRLVSQKFEDPAEGEAALVAKFKKLYEDLTAGFRALEDETR